The Acanthochromis polyacanthus isolate Apoly-LR-REF ecotype Palm Island chromosome 5, KAUST_Apoly_ChrSc, whole genome shotgun sequence genome includes a window with the following:
- the LOC110968359 gene encoding NXPE family member 3-like, whose product MAPSSPPRRITEALTTLSSSTSPGYLPVKQFQKKENPDIIPPRAVPKKHHDFWTAQPLSPEEDLEKKLLLESIAWPETPPLPTPLSLMETSCPAKSSFTILPQSGDGQWHVGDKLKVLIKMYDFQGHPKKSGGDVLFARLHNLTLGAGVVGKVEDHLNGTYSAVFSLLWEGSAWVEVTLVHPSEAVTVLRRWTSEQPIRVYHKSLFRSGSVSETTICTIFLRSTDQPLCNYTDLHTGDPWFCFKPKNLTCDTRINHSNRQVIQYLKANEEKLFQLGVNMKVSIPASGPASVTVLPRQQGQVVVNSNNVESGPSGYYYHGAWQTLTGTKVQQFNTPSAITQCLKGKVVHLQGDSTIRQWFEYFSGALPGLKEFDLHSQKKIGPLMTVDIPNNILVTYRCHGPPIGFPDVPISELRYIANELDNVVGGTDTVVIFGIWAHLAIFPVEVYIRRLQTIRRAVVRLLNRSPGTVVIIRTANPKALMLERTLTNNEWYTLQNDKVLRAIFKGLNVYLLDAWEMVLAHHLPHDIHPPPPIIKNMINVILSYICPMKGG is encoded by the exons ATGGCGCCCAGTTCACCGCCGCGGCGGATCACTGAGGCTCTCACCACCCTGTCCTCCTCCACCAGCCCAGGATATCTGCCTGTCAAACAG TTtcagaagaaggaaaaccccGACATCATCCCTCCAAGAGCAGTGCCTAAGAAACATCATGATTTCTGGACTGCCCAGCCACTATCCCCTGAAGAGGACCTTGAAAAAAAACTCCTACTAGAATCCATCGCTTGGCCAGAAACTCCACCTTTGCCGACTCCTCTTTCCCTGATGGAAACCAGTTGTCCAGCTAAGAGCTCCTTCACCATTCTTCCACAGAGTGGAGATGGACAGTGGCATGTAGGGGACAAGCTGAAGGTGCTGATCAAAATGTACGACTTCCAAGGCCATCCTAAGAAGTCTGGAGGAGACGTCTTATTTGCTCGGCTGCACAACCTGACTCTTGGTGCAGGTGTGGTTGGGAAAGTGGAAGATCATCTCAATGGCACCTActctgctgttttctctttaCTCTGGGAAGGAAGCGCGTGGGTTGAG GTGACACTGGTTCATCCCAGCGAGGCTGTCACAGTGCTACGCAGGTGGACCAGTGAACAGCCTATCAGGGTTTACCACAAGAGCCTCTTTCGCTCTGGCTCTGTCTCTGAAACTACCATCTGTACCATATTCCTGCGTTCGACCGATCAGCCGCTGTGCAACTACACTGACCTCCATACAGGTGATCCTTGGTTCTGCTTCAAGCCAAAGAATCTGACCTGTGATACCAGGATCAACCACTCCAATAGACAAGTCATACAATACCTCAAGGCCAACGAGGAGAAACTCTTTCAGCT CggtgtcaacatgaaagtcTCAATTCCAGCTTCAGGACCTGCTAGTGTCACTGTGTTGCCAAGACAGCAAG GTCAAGTAGTGGTGAACAGCAACAATGTGGAGTCTGGACCCTCTGGTTATTACTACCACGGTGCATGGCAAACACTAACTGGCACCAAAGTTCAGCAGTTCAACACTCCCTCAGCCATCACTCAGTGTCTGAAAGGCAAAGTGGTCCACCTGCAAGGAGACTCCACCATCAGGCAGTGGTTTGAGTACTTCAGTGGAGCACTACCAG GTCTCAAGGAGTTTGACCTGCACAGCCAGAAGAAAATTGGACCTCTCATGACCGTGGACATTCCAAACAACATCTTGGTGACGTATCGCTGCCATGGTCCTCCTATCGGTTTTCCCGATGTCCCAATCAGCGAGTTGCGTTACATTGCCAATGAACTAGACAATGTAGTCGGAGGCACCGACACTGTCGTGATCTTTGGCATCTGGGCGCACTTGGCAATTTTTCCGGTGGAAGTCTACATTCGGCGATTGCAGACCATCCGCAGGGCGGTGGTACGCCTGCTGAACAGATCACCAGGTACAGTGGTCATCATCCGGACAGCAAACCCCAAAGCTTTGATGTTAGAAAGGACTCTGACCAACAATGAATGGTATACTTTGCAGAATGACAAAGTACTCAGGGCCATATTTAAAGGATTGAATGTTTATCTGTTGGATGCCTGGGAGATGGTCCTGGCCCATCACTTACCTCATGACATCCACCCACCACCTCCCATTATTAAGAATATGATCAATGTAATCTTGTCCTACATATGCCCTATGAAGGGTGGCTAG